The following DNA comes from Candidatus Poribacteria bacterium.
CATAGATGACAAGCAGTTCGCCGTGGGTCAATGCCCACTGTCGGTTGACTCGCCGGACAAGTAGATTGAGGAGCGTGATTGTAAAGACGAAGAAAACTGCGTTGAAAAACAGGGACATTGTTGTCGGAAAAAGCCCCCACCAGACCATCTCCGTGTACATAATCCAGTAGCAGTTGATCGGGATAAGGATGAGGGATAGTATAACCGATTTGAAGGTGACACCGCGGGTTAAAGCCAAAGGCATGTAATTCTCCTGTAGTTTTCGCAGTCTTTCATAAGTGTGTCTATTCTATGGTAGTTTGGAGCATCTGTACAATATCGAGATGTCCCCTCGATTCCGCCAACGTCAGCGCGGTGTCACCTTTTCTGTTTTTCAGGGTGACATCGGCGCGGTGTTCAAGTAGAAACTCGACAATCTCTGAATGTCCGCGCCACGCCGCATACATCAACGCCGTTTCACCGGTCCGGTTTTGGGTGTTGATGACCGCACCTTTGGCAATCAATCGTTTGGCAATCTCCAGATTTCCTGTCTTGTGGATAATAAAGATGAGCGGTGTATTGCCGTTGGCATCTGTAATATTCACGTCCGCTCCGTTTTCGACGAGAAACACCGCTACATCTCCGTATCCCTTTTCTGCGGCGATGTGCAACGGCGTCCTGCCGAGTACATCTTTTGTATTCACATCGGCGTTCACCTTATGAAGATTCGTCATATCGCCTGTCCACGCCGATTTGAAGAGTTTATCTTCGGGTGTGTCTGAAAACTCGGAGATGACGTGTTCCCGATTCGTGGGGAGGTCCTCAAAGACTTGTACGACACCCCTCTGCCACCGCACCTCAAGCCTCTCCACAGTCGTGTGTGTTCCCACTCCGAAGTGGAGTCGACCGTCGTGGCTGGACAGGTAACTTGCGGCTCGACTGATCTCCCGTGTTTGTGTGTGTCCGCCTGCTGTCAAGATAACGCGCGTCCCTATTCCGTCCCGACTGCTGATAACACCGCTGGTTTTAATCCGGACCCAATTGTGTTGTGTCTCGGTCTCGTTTCGCAGTAAGGTCACAGGACCGTTAGACTGCGTGACGAGCATATCGACATCGCCATCGTTATCATAGTCACCGAAAAGCGCACCGCGGCTTACCGCCGCACTTTGAAAATAGTCCCCCGCGCCCGCAGATACCTCTTGAAACGTGCCATCTCCTCGGTTATGGAAAATCTGATCTCGCTGACGATAGGTCAGGATATCGTGTGTGTCTTCAATATTGTCGATGATATGCCCGTTCCCGATAAATATATCGCGCCAGCCATCGTTATCCGCATCGAGGAAGCCTGTGCCGAATCCGACGAACAGGTAGCTCTCTTTACCGAGATGCGCTTCATAAATGACATCCGTGAACGTTCCGTCGCCGTTGTTACGGTAAAGCGCGTTGGTTTCATAGGAGAGGTTCGTAACGAAGATATCGAACCATCCGTCGCCGTTGTAATCGTCCGTGGCGACCCCCATCCCTGCTTGGGCGACGCCGTTGAAGCTGTAAGCACACCCGGCGAGCAGCGAAATTTCACTGAACGTTCCATCACCGTTGTTATAAAAGAAATCGTTTCGGGTATCGTCGTTTGCGACATAAAGGTCTGGAGCACCATCGTTGTTGAAGTCGGCTGAGACGACCCCTAACCCTTTCCCGTGAAACAAGCCACCAATACCGCCGACACCGGCTTCCTGACTGACATCCGTAAAGGTTCCGTCTCCGTTATTGCGGTAGAGTGTGTCGGGCGCGCCTTCAAACAGGGACGGGTGACAATAGGTTTGAACCCCATCTTCCCCGCATGGACGGTAGGGAACATCTACGGAGTAAACAAGATAGTTAACAACGAACAGATCGGTGTGTCCGTCCCGGTTATAGTCCAGAAAACACGCGCTGCTGCTCCACGCTGGGTCGCCGACCCCTGCGTGAGCCGTGACATCTGTAAAGGTGCTATCCCCGTTGTTGCGGTAGAGCACATTGACGCCAAAATTAGTCAGGTAAAGATCTACATCGCCATCGTTGTCGTAATCTGCACATGCTGCGCCTTGCCCGTAGTTGCCGCCGTTGCCCACGCCCGCAGTCGTTGTAATGTCGGTAAAGGTGCCATCCCCGTTGTTTCGGTAAAGCGTGCTGTGTGCCTCATCTGCTGATGACGAGTCCTTCCAATAACCGCTGTTAACGAGGTAAAGGTCCAAATCACCGTCGGTGTCGGCATCGAAGAAGGCACCGCCAGCACCAAGGGTTTCGGGTAGGTGGTATGCCCCTTCAGCACCATTGATGTGCCTAAAATTGATGCCTGCTTCCGCAGTCACATCAACGAATTGAATCGCGGCAGATGACGGCGAGAATGGAACGCATATCAGGAGGGTTATGAGGATACCTATACCTTTATTTTTCATAATCTTTGGCGAGTCGGAATCCGATGAAACTGGTCCCGATCGCTGGGTATTGCCCAATTCGCGTGGAGCACCGCGCTAACTTTTCCCTGTTCAACCACGATCCGCCTCTCACAACGCGGCGACTCCCAACCGTCGGTCCTTTTGGGTTTCGATCCGGACTATGGCGATAGTACGTTTCGGAATACCAGTCAGCCACCCATTCCCAGACGTTACCCGCCATGTCATACGCGCCGTAGGGACTTGCGCCTGTGGGATAAGCACCAACGGGTTTCGGATGCGCACTGGATTGTTTCCATGTGTTGGCGTGGAGGGTTGTTCCGTTGATGCGTTGCGTGAAGGTATTCCCCCAGGGCCACCGTCTGGCGTTTGTGCCGCGTGCCGCTTTTTCCCATTCCGCTTCCGTGGGTAACCGCATGCCGCACCACGTCGCGTAGGCAATGGCAGAATGCCACGATACACCTATAACGGGATGAGCGGGCTTCGTTTCTGCGATGCGGGGCCAGGTCCCAAATTCCCCGTCGTAACTGATCGGGGTGTGTTCACTACCGACGCCACCGTTTTCAAGCCAGAACGCATGGTATTCTGCGTTGGTTACCTCCGTTTTCCCGATATAATAGGCATCCAGATAGATTTTGTGTGCTGGTGCTTCATTCGGCAGGTCGTCATCGCTGCCCATAGTGAAATACCCGGCGGGGATGAGACACATTTCGGGTTCAGTCCATGCACAGGGTGAAAATACCAAGAGGACGTAAAGTACAATGGTTATCAGTCTTCGGTTTTCGGTTTTCGGTAAGAGGTTTTCGTTTAACGAGGGGAAACACCCAAGCAAAAACACCCTCTTTAACTGATAACCGACAACTTTTACCATCAACTCGCACATTGATAAAAGTGTTAAGGCACGAGTTGATGGTAAAAACTGATTACTATTCCCCCGACTTCTATTTCGTGGCTTTTGACGTGAGACGTTCATATTCTTGATAGGTCTTCTCGGCTTCTGTGTGTGCCCCAGCGCGTTCGTAAGCTTTGGAGAGATTCAGGTAGAAGCGCGGTTCGGAAGGCTTTAAATGAATGGCTGTTTGATATTGCGCTATCGCTTCGGGATACTGTTTTAACATCAAGTGTGCACCGGCAAGGCTGTTGCGATACGTCGCGACGTTCGGTTTCTGCTGAATCGCTTTCCGGTACATCGTCACTGCCTGCTTATAGTTCTGTTGTTGAAAGTGAATGTATCCGAGGACTTCATAGCCCCGCGTCTCTTGCGGCGCGAGCGTGACGTAACGTTCCAAAGATTGCGTTGCCTCAGTCCAGAGTTGCCGCTTGAGTTGGATTCTACCGAGTCGGTACCACGGTTCAGCATTGGTGGGGTTTTGCTTCACAAATCGCTTGAGATGTGTCAGTTGCTCTTCCTCAATAGACAGCACCTCAAAACGTTGTAAATTCTTCTGTGCTATTTCTGATTTTCCGATACGACGATACGCGGTGCCTAAAGAGAAATGTGCCTTCGCGTGAAAAGGATCAATTTCAATGAGTGCTTTGAAAGTATCAATGGCGGATTGCCACGCTTCCTGTTGAAGAAAGGCATTCCCAAGCGTGTAGCGCGCTGTCAGCGAAGTTGGATCTCGTTTAAGGGCGTGTTGAAGTTCCCGAATAGCGGCATCGGTTAGATTATCACGAAAATAGGCGATGCCCAATAGGGTCCGCATGCGCGCATGATCGGCATCTAGTGTTAATGCTTTCTGTAGGACGTGTGTCGCTTGTGCGGTGTCACTTAAGTGAACGAGTAGTACATCACCCAGTTCATAATATGC
Coding sequences within:
- a CDS encoding formylglycine-generating enzyme family protein; the encoded protein is MNVSRQKPRNRSRGNSNQFLPSTRALTLLSMCELMVKVVGYQLKRVFLLGCFPSLNENLLPKTENRRLITIVLYVLLVFSPCAWTEPEMCLIPAGYFTMGSDDDLPNEAPAHKIYLDAYYIGKTEVTNAEYHAFWLENGGVGSEHTPISYDGEFGTWPRIAETKPAHPVIGVSWHSAIAYATWCGMRLPTEAEWEKAARGTNARRWPWGNTFTQRINGTTLHANTWKQSSAHPKPVGAYPTGASPYGAYDMAGNVWEWVADWYSETYYRHSPDRNPKGPTVGSRRVVRGGSWLNREKLARCSTRIGQYPAIGTSFIGFRLAKDYEK
- a CDS encoding tetratricopeptide repeat protein; this translates as MLPFKRVFALLILFQTPVFSAPRYHPKAARLYDAGLRALAHGEQQKARTALEKAVTLDASLADAHCVLGLIYKGAEETHAAAEAFQRATIADKNYIEAYYELGDVLLVHLSDTAQATHVLQKALTLDADHARMRTLLGIAYFRDNLTDAAIRELQHALKRDPTSLTARYTLGNAFLQQEAWQSAIDTFKALIEIDPFHAKAHFSLGTAYRRIGKSEIAQKNLQRFEVLSIEEEQLTHLKRFVKQNPTNAEPWYRLGRIQLKRQLWTEATQSLERYVTLAPQETRGYEVLGYIHFQQQNYKQAVTMYRKAIQQKPNVATYRNSLAGAHLMLKQYPEAIAQYQTAIHLKPSEPRFYLNLSKAYERAGAHTEAEKTYQEYERLTSKATK